In the Larimichthys crocea isolate SSNF unplaced genomic scaffold, L_crocea_2.0 scaffold82, whole genome shotgun sequence genome, one interval contains:
- the LOC104929717 gene encoding uncharacterized protein LOC104929717, giving the protein MSSEKNPEVVGCDASIMKNVWEIRGREYTQKLQAEEERIEKSALPSINQDWQNRLSARLGTYKRVERKTKPAEDQKDNSNVWKSKRPQVPPTLPRSTGSGPLGRPGGQRGGFSTPAVPTYKDNKGQDKSSNRLQLLMFINQTQPSAIVWGKSWKYNKCLPSPEEGAAAASDWGRCWMFATQQPYSEPGKPWLNGPNMTDPHNLHLWKKPDYRMVESEELDISLSPEEWQMSWRKSNKYNKKGDGSSINGENDPKSNFFTWLVESQHRNESLYSSEWTDSWKSTKPASQQDNFTVSNDSVMNESIGNKQEKDTDMSSEWKESWRLVNHHGCNKYMSQVKHSHSPEWASSWRAAVVVSNNHRNSDPSLKQDHRNTYNDYSQQKDPHFHKDLLMSHEQKYRDMCMQLCIEFKAPSEWSKSWQVTKNNSKPCDEMEKILKLSQSRMETAFEAQKMEKNTNGHYSTSEKTDPCYEQVIYHPKREFTRSNLLDQKHLKNVLSTSEWRDSWKTLKHRMRMERRRMRPDPTRSFKSSDKGGDIKPSASEWKDSWKFACRPLRQEPEFWQQGWSTMSQVRVDRAMEQDHFAPVELPKNGPTGERSWVESWRFSKQQHRSDRQATAQTSQGRSNVASNHPVDSWTNMSARHTSHARSDWQEAWMVSETQFHHDKPSLTQWREAWKWSAFNPDHWAEHVPQGHDMDVLMEIQPQRERISLQRAKAKMSRSFESQMFKERYPEKQWSTSWRTGKSTSSTTQQHHTTNNGHGTKWGMSFRLANPMPHMEQPWVESSPNPCYYTIMWSRGKYIQNNINTNFGSNPATIRLWGSSYRFLQGIGAQIKDKTKFKEPVDSRVIITKKTQTKKHLYSNIEKEKQKDRKWAGCHLLGKTQPRPKKGTGSVKKIQMENENKDKFFEEWAESWRFLVRPGMMKKMPVKSLSGWDESWKFLIPLYQVLNGPKTK; this is encoded by the coding sequence tattAACCAGGACTGGCAAAATCGTTTATCTGCCAGACTGGGAACCTACAAAAGAGTGGAGAGGAAAACTAAACCTGCTGAGGATCAAAAAGACAACAGCAATGTCTGGAAGAGCAAGAGACCCCAGGTTCCTCCTACTCTTCCCCGTAGCACAGGTTCAGGTCCACTTGGTAGACCaggaggccagagaggaggCTTCTCCACTCCAGCAGTCCCCACCTACAAGGACAACAAGGGACAGGACAAGAGTTCAAACAGGCTACAGTTACTCATGTTCATCAACCAGACTCAACCTTCTGCCATCGTGTGGGGGAAGTCATGGAAGTACAACAAGTGCTTGCCATCACCAGAAGAGGGTGCTGCAGCTGCATCAGACTGGGGCAGGTGCTGGATGTTTGCTACCCAGCAGCCTTACTCTGAACCAGGCAAACCTTGGCTAAACGGGCCCAACATGACAGATCCTCACAACCTTCATCTCTGGAAGAAACCTGACTACAGGATGGTGGAATCAGAAGAGCTAGACATCAGTCTTTCCCCTGAGGAGTGGCAGATGTCCTGGAGAAAATCTAACAAATACAATAAGAAGGGAGATGGATCTTCCATAAATGGAGAGAATGACCCCAAATCTAACTTCTTCACCTGGTTGGTGGAGAGTCAGCACCGCAATGAATCCTTGTACTCATCAGAGTGGACTGACTCTTGGAAATCCACTAAGCCAGCAAGTCAGCAGGATAATTTCACCGTCTCAAATGATAGTGTAATGAACGAGTCTATTGGTAACAAGCAAGAGAAGGATACAGACATGAGCTCAGAATGGAAAGAAAGTTGGAGACTTGTCAACCACCATGGCTGCAACAAATACATGTCTCAAGTTAAACATTCTCACAGTCCAGAGTGGGCCAGTTCATGGAGAGCAGCTGTGGTGGTCAGCAACAACCACAGGAATTCTGATCCCTCTTTAAAACAAGATCACAGAAATACCTACAATGATTACAGCCAGCAGAAAGACCCACATTTCCACAAAGATTTGCTTATGTCACATGAGCAGAAATACAGAGATATGTGCATGCAGCTCTGCATTGAATTTAAGGCTCCCTCTGAGTGGAGTAAATCATGGCAGGTGACAAAAAACAATTCTAAACCGTGTGACGAAATGGAGAAAATCCTGAAGCTCTCCCAATCAAGGATGGAGACAGCTTTTGAGGCTCAGAAGATGGAGAAGAACACCAATGGGCATTATTCAACATCAGAAAAAACTGACCCATGCTATGAGCAAGTTATATATCACCCAAAGAGAGAATTCACCCGATCTAACCTGCTAGATCAGAAACACCTAAAAAATGTCTTATCCACTTCAGAATGGAGGGACTCCTGgaagacactgaaacacagaatgagaatggagagaagaagaatgaggCCTGACCCTACCAGGTCTTTTAAGTCATCTGACAAGGGAGGAGACATAAAGCCCAGTGCCTCAGAGTGGAAAGACTCATGGAAATTCGCCTGTCGTCCTCTGCGTCAGGAGCCTGAGTTTTGGCAGCAGGGTTGGTCCACAATGTCCCAAGTCCGAGTAGATCGTGCAATGGAGCAAGACCACTTTGCACCTGTCGAACTTCCTAAGAATGGGCCAACTGGGGAACGAAGTTGGGTAGAGTCATGGAGGTTCTCAAAGCAGCAGCACcgatcagacagacaggctacGGCACAAACCAGCCAAGGAAGGTCAAATGTGGCTTCCAACCATCCTGTTGATTCATGGACAAACATGTCAGCCAGACACACAAGTCATGCTAGATCAGACTGGCAGGAAGCCTGGATGGTCTCAGAAACTCAGTTCCACCATGACAAACCCTCCTTAACCCAGTGGAGGGAAGCCTGGAAGTGGTCTGCCTTCAACCCAGACCACTGGGCTGAGCATGTGCCTCAAGGGCATGATATGGATGTGTTAATGGAAATCCAAccccagagagagaggattTCCTTGCAGAGAGCCAAAGCTAAAATGAGCCGATCTTTTGAGAGCCAGATGTTTAAAGAAAGATATCCTGAGAAACAATGGAGCACTTCATGGAGAACTGGGAAAAGCACTAGCAGCACTACTCAGCAACACCATACCACTAACAATGGGCATGGAACCAAGTGGGGAATGTCATTCAGGCTCGCCAACCCCATGCCCCACATGGAGCAGCCCTGGGTGGAGTCCTCTCCTAATCCATGTTACTATACAATCATGTGGTCAAGAggaaaatacatacaaaataacatcaaCACCAACTTCGGAAGCAACCCTGCAACCATCAGGCTTTGGGGAAGCTCCTATCGGTTCCTGCAGGGGATCGGTGCACAGATCAAAGATAAAACTAAATTTAAGGAACCTGTTGACTCGAGGGTGATTATaactaaaaagacacaaacaaagaagcATTTGTACTCCAACAtagagaaggagaaacaaaaagacaggaaGTGGGCAGGATGCCACCTGTTGGGTAAAACTCAACCACGTCCCAAAAAAGGCACTGGTTCAGTTAAGAAGATTCAAATggagaatgaaaacaaagacaagttCTTTGAAGAGTGGGCTGAATCTTGGAGGTTCTTGGTCCGGCCTGGTATGATGAAAAAGATGCCTGTCAAGTCGCTCTCAGGTTGGGATGAGTCATGGAAGTTCCTTATTCCACTGTACCAGGTATTGAATGGCCCAAAGACCAAGTAG